A genomic region of Chitinophagales bacterium contains the following coding sequences:
- a CDS encoding ABC transporter ATP-binding protein: MIDFRGINKKFGKQHVLQDIDLQFELGQGLALIGPNGSGKTTLIKILLGLVVPDSGDVIFDGKSIMNQSTYRQQIGYMPQISRFPDNMKVGQLFKMMKNIRADLAPQNYDSELFDAFEIDKMKSKRLNILSGGMRQKVSAALAFLFNPKVLVLDEPTAGLDPVSNELLKKKLRQSIEQEKLVLITSHILNDLDEITTHVTYLMEGKTHFYKSLEQLKIETSENRLNRIIAQILNKESTHV; the protein is encoded by the coding sequence ATGATTGATTTCAGGGGAATAAATAAAAAATTCGGGAAGCAGCATGTATTGCAAGATATTGATCTGCAATTTGAATTAGGGCAGGGACTAGCTTTAATAGGCCCGAATGGTTCCGGTAAAACTACATTGATTAAAATTTTACTGGGACTTGTTGTGCCAGATTCAGGAGATGTCATTTTTGATGGTAAATCCATAATGAATCAATCTACCTATCGGCAGCAAATTGGTTACATGCCCCAGATCAGTCGCTTCCCCGACAACATGAAAGTTGGTCAGCTTTTCAAAATGATGAAAAATATAAGGGCTGATCTTGCTCCTCAAAATTATGATTCAGAGCTTTTTGATGCTTTTGAAATTGATAAAATGAAATCTAAAAGACTGAATATTTTGTCCGGAGGTATGCGCCAAAAAGTAAGTGCTGCACTGGCTTTTTTGTTCAACCCAAAAGTGCTTGTTTTAGATGAGCCTACTGCTGGATTGGATCCCGTTTCTAATGAATTGCTCAAGAAAAAGCTCAGACAATCTATTGAACAGGAAAAACTGGTTTTGATTACTTCGCATATTTTAAATGATCTGGACGAAATCACTACTCATGTAACCTATTTGATGGAAGGAAAAACCCATTTTTATAAAAGCTTGGAACAGCTAAAAATTGAAACTTCCGAAAATCGCCTAAACCGAATTATTGCTCAAATACTCAATAAGGAAAGTACCCATGTTTAA
- a CDS encoding nitrous oxide reductase accessory protein NosL: MIHSINVFLGFSLLFALVSCTPKPEPINFGKDNCVYCKMGIVDPKYGAELVSEKGKVYKFDAIECMLPFMHENTNESYTLFLAVSYDQPTQLFPVDSLYFVKSEKYKSPMGANIAAFVSKKNAVKEPLKIMNWEQLKDELNPQP; the protein is encoded by the coding sequence ATGATACATTCCATTAATGTTTTTCTTGGATTTTCACTCTTATTTGCACTGGTTTCTTGTACACCAAAACCAGAACCCATAAATTTTGGAAAAGATAATTGTGTTTATTGTAAAATGGGCATTGTAGATCCCAAATATGGTGCTGAGTTGGTTTCAGAAAAGGGAAAGGTCTATAAGTTTGATGCAATAGAATGCATGCTGCCTTTTATGCATGAGAACACCAATGAAAGCTATACATTGTTTCTGGCAGTGAGCTATGATCAACCAACACAATTGTTTCCGGTTGACAGCTTGTATTTTGTGAAATCTGAAAAATACAAAAGCCCAATGGGTGCCAATATTGCTGCATTTGTTTCAAAAAAAAATGCTGTGAAAGAACCACTTAAAATTATGAATTGGGAACAGTTAAAAGATGAATTAAACCCTCAACCATAA
- the nosD gene encoding nitrous oxide reductase family maturation protein NosD, with protein MQHKFFFSLILLIVSVSSLNAKTWHVKPNSELSEIKKALKLTNAYDTLFIHKGIYYENLIEVKKPLVIIGHETPVIDSQGGDEILIVASDNVSISGLTLKNIGPSFIKDRAAIRLLEVRDVVIKNNFLQNTFFGIYLQNSSHCKVISNTIIGNAKEEINAGNAIHIWKGNNIEVLDNHVSQHRDGIYFEFVDQSLIKGNTSLNNMRYGLHFMFSNYDIYEDNIFRHNGSGVAVMFSKHIKMLGNHFIDNWGGASYGILLKEISDGLMKGNTFERNTVGVYAEGANRIKIIENEFLNNGKALDIKGNCLDNEILSNNFIGNTFEVLTNSKSNLNHFEGNYWGQYKGYDLDKDGVGDVPHRPVNLFALITDKIPAASILLHSFLVTSMEMAERLFPQMIPEHLIDEKPQIKPLAHD; from the coding sequence ATGCAGCACAAGTTTTTTTTTAGTTTAATATTGCTTATAGTTTCTGTAAGCTCATTAAATGCCAAAACCTGGCATGTGAAACCCAATTCTGAGTTATCGGAAATTAAAAAAGCATTAAAACTTACCAATGCCTATGATACTTTGTTTATCCATAAAGGAATTTACTACGAAAATTTAATAGAGGTCAAAAAACCGCTGGTGATTATTGGACATGAAACCCCTGTGATAGACAGTCAGGGAGGTGATGAAATTTTGATTGTCGCTTCTGATAATGTAAGTATCAGCGGCTTGACACTTAAAAATATTGGCCCCAGTTTTATAAAAGACAGGGCAGCTATTCGATTATTAGAAGTTCGGGATGTTGTAATCAAAAACAACTTCTTGCAAAATACCTTTTTTGGGATTTACCTGCAAAACTCAAGTCATTGTAAGGTGATTTCCAATACTATAATCGGAAATGCAAAAGAAGAGATCAATGCTGGAAATGCCATCCATATTTGGAAAGGCAATAATATTGAAGTGCTGGACAATCATGTGAGCCAGCACAGGGACGGCATTTATTTTGAATTTGTAGATCAAAGCCTTATCAAGGGAAATACCAGCCTGAATAATATGCGCTACGGACTACATTTTATGTTCTCCAATTATGACATTTATGAAGACAATATATTTAGACATAATGGTTCAGGAGTCGCGGTGATGTTCAGCAAACACATTAAAATGCTGGGCAATCATTTTATTGACAACTGGGGCGGAGCTTCTTATGGTATTCTGCTAAAAGAAATAAGTGATGGCCTGATGAAAGGGAATACTTTTGAGCGCAATACTGTGGGTGTTTATGCAGAAGGAGCCAACCGTATTAAGATTATTGAAAATGAATTTTTAAATAACGGCAAAGCTCTGGATATTAAAGGGAATTGCCTGGACAATGAAATCTTATCTAATAATTTTATAGGCAATACTTTTGAAGTTCTAACCAATTCAAAATCCAATCTGAATCATTTCGAAGGAAATTACTGGGGGCAATACAAAGGTTATGATCTGGATAAAGATGGAGTTGGGGATGTGCCGCACCGTCCTGTTAATTTATTTGCCCTGATCACAGATAAAATTCCTGCTGCCAGTATATTATTACACAGCTTTCTGGTTACAAGTATGGAAATGGCAGAGCGATTATTTCCGCAGATGATTCCCGAACATTTAATAGATGAAAAGCCACAAATAAAGCCATTAGCGCATGATTGA
- a CDS encoding cytochrome c — MKNLKLSVFLIATIALCSCGSEGESERKTAKDFQREVEKKEVPESIKEGKGIGEIKQVELTDELDEAMIKVGKSIYDMKCASCHKLTDQRVVGPGFQGITNRRKPEWIMNMITNVDVMLEKDPTAQALLEECLTRMPNQNVSVGDARQILEFFRKNDLEMAGEKDKAI, encoded by the coding sequence ATGAAAAATTTAAAATTATCAGTATTCTTAATCGCTACAATTGCTTTATGCTCCTGTGGTTCTGAAGGCGAATCGGAGCGCAAAACAGCCAAAGACTTTCAGCGTGAAGTAGAAAAAAAGGAAGTCCCGGAATCTATTAAAGAAGGAAAAGGCATAGGTGAGATAAAACAAGTTGAGCTCACTGATGAATTGGATGAAGCTATGATAAAAGTTGGAAAGTCTATTTATGATATGAAATGTGCTTCTTGTCATAAATTGACAGATCAGAGAGTTGTAGGTCCGGGTTTTCAGGGTATTACCAACAGGAGGAAACCGGAGTGGATCATGAATATGATTACCAATGTGGATGTAATGCTTGAGAAAGACCCCACAGCACAAGCTCTATTGGAGGAATGTTTGACACGTATGCCCAATCAGAATGTATCTGTAGGTGATGCACGGCAAATTCTGGAGTTTTTTAGAAAAAATGATTTAGAAATGGCCGGTGAAAAAGACAAGGCTATTTAA
- the nosZ gene encoding Sec-dependent nitrous-oxide reductase, whose protein sequence is MDTKKMINYGLWMLLLPVFMSSCEQKDTKKVIEGNAAQQVYVEPGEYDEFYAFMSGGFSGQITAYGLPSGRLLREIPVFSQYPENGYGYSEETKPMFNTSYGFVPWDDSHHIELSQTKGEFDGRWLFVNGNNTPRIARIDLTTFETVEILEIPDVAGLHCAPFITENSEYLVSGTRFSVPIPQKDVPIETYKENFKGLINYVSVDPEHGHMELAFQIEMPGFNYDLARNGKAVSHGWSFLTTYNSEQAHSLLEVNASQKDKDLMAIINWKKAEQYMEEGRFTERQTSYFHNLMDESSGIVESEEKTLTKILNPKDCPDMVYFIPVPKSPHGCDVDPSGEYIVGNGKLSADMSVYSFSKIQKAIEEENFDGEIDGIPIINYEAGLHGILKKPGLGPLHTEFDDKGNAYTTFFISSEVVKWDVETKEILDRHATYYSPGHLVIPGGETRKPDGKYLVAMNKITKDRYLPTGPELAHSAQLFDISGDKMKLILDFPTKGEPHYAQAIKADKIMPNSKKFYNIEDNTHPHATLGEGKTRVERDGNDVHVYMTAMRSHLAPDNIEGFKVGDKVYFHLTNLEQDWDVPHGFAMQGATNAELLVMPGQTKTLLWEPKKVGVFAFYCTDFCSALHQEMSGYARVSPKGSDVKLKWGLNEELRSGQQAANEFYDQARANANATASNN, encoded by the coding sequence ATGGACACTAAAAAAATGATTAATTATGGACTATGGATGCTGCTATTGCCAGTGTTCATGAGCTCCTGCGAACAGAAAGACACCAAAAAGGTGATTGAAGGAAATGCAGCACAGCAAGTATATGTTGAGCCTGGAGAATACGATGAATTTTACGCCTTTATGTCCGGTGGATTTAGTGGGCAAATTACTGCTTATGGCCTTCCTTCTGGCCGTTTGTTAAGAGAGATTCCAGTATTCTCGCAATATCCCGAAAATGGATATGGCTATAGCGAGGAAACCAAACCTATGTTCAATACCTCTTATGGTTTTGTGCCCTGGGATGATTCACACCATATTGAGCTGTCGCAAACAAAAGGTGAGTTTGATGGAAGGTGGCTTTTTGTTAATGGAAACAATACGCCACGGATTGCAAGAATTGATTTAACTACTTTTGAAACAGTAGAAATTCTCGAAATCCCTGATGTTGCTGGACTGCACTGCGCGCCATTTATCACTGAAAATTCCGAATACTTGGTTTCAGGCACACGTTTTAGTGTTCCAATTCCGCAAAAGGATGTTCCAATTGAAACATACAAAGAGAATTTCAAAGGCTTAATCAACTATGTTTCAGTTGATCCTGAACACGGACATATGGAATTGGCCTTTCAAATTGAAATGCCGGGCTTTAATTATGATCTTGCCAGAAATGGTAAAGCTGTTTCTCATGGCTGGAGCTTTTTAACGACTTACAATTCAGAACAGGCACACTCGCTTTTAGAAGTGAATGCTTCTCAGAAAGACAAAGACCTGATGGCCATTATCAACTGGAAAAAAGCCGAGCAGTATATGGAAGAAGGTAGATTTACAGAGCGCCAAACTTCTTATTTCCACAACTTGATGGATGAAAGTTCTGGCATTGTTGAATCTGAGGAAAAAACACTCACAAAAATTCTTAATCCAAAGGATTGTCCCGATATGGTGTATTTTATTCCTGTGCCAAAATCACCTCACGGCTGTGATGTAGATCCATCAGGTGAGTACATAGTGGGCAATGGAAAATTATCTGCAGACATGTCCGTGTATTCTTTCAGCAAGATTCAGAAAGCCATTGAAGAAGAAAATTTTGATGGTGAAATTGATGGTATTCCAATTATCAATTATGAAGCCGGACTGCACGGTATTCTTAAAAAACCGGGTTTAGGGCCATTGCATACAGAATTTGATGACAAAGGAAATGCTTACACTACTTTCTTTATCTCATCTGAAGTGGTGAAATGGGATGTTGAAACCAAAGAGATTTTAGACAGACATGCAACTTATTATTCACCTGGTCACCTGGTAATTCCCGGTGGTGAAACACGCAAGCCGGATGGCAAATACCTCGTAGCAATGAACAAAATTACCAAAGACCGCTACCTTCCGACTGGCCCTGAATTGGCACACTCTGCACAATTGTTTGATATAAGTGGCGACAAAATGAAGTTAATTCTTGATTTTCCGACCAAAGGGGAGCCACATTATGCACAGGCAATAAAGGCAGATAAAATAATGCCCAATTCCAAGAAATTCTACAATATTGAGGACAATACACACCCACATGCCACTTTGGGCGAAGGCAAAACCAGGGTTGAACGAGATGGCAATGATGTACATGTGTATATGACGGCCATGAGAAGCCACCTTGCACCAGACAATATTGAAGGTTTTAAAGTGGGCGATAAAGTATATTTCCACTTGACCAACCTGGAGCAAGACTGGGATGTGCCTCACGGTTTTGCCATGCAGGGCGCTACAAATGCTGAACTTTTGGTAATGCCGGGCCAAACAAAAACACTCCTATGGGAGCCTAAAAAAGTTGGTGTTTTTGCATTCTACTGTACAGATTTCTGCTCTGCTTTGCACCAGGAAATGTCAGGTTATGCAAGGGTTTCTCCAAAAGGTTCTGATGTGAAATTAAAGTGGGGTTTGAATGAAGAACTCAGAAGTGGCCAACAGGCTGCCAATGAATTTTACGATCAGGCCAGGGCTAATGCTAATGCAACAGCTTCTAATAATTAA
- a CDS encoding ABC transporter permease subunit — protein sequence MFKITRFIVQDLLRNWIVFLYMLFLLILSFGFFMLEGQADKALLGLLSLSLLVVPMITIVFSTIYYYNMYEFIVLILAQPLKRKTILASIYFGLCIAFGTAVIVGLGLPLLIMNGSTAALMLLLVNLLLTFIFIALALMAGIVTRDKAKGMGLSLLFWVYFALIFDGLVLMMMYNFSDYPIEKIVLYITLLNPVDLGRILVLMQTHAAALMGYSGAVFNQFFTQTWGIVLAFVVLLLWGVLPVLFAFRLFQKKDL from the coding sequence ATGTTTAAAATTACAAGGTTTATTGTTCAGGATCTTTTGCGAAATTGGATTGTCTTTTTGTACATGTTGTTTCTGTTAATCTTGTCTTTCGGTTTTTTTATGTTGGAAGGCCAGGCCGATAAAGCGCTTTTGGGTTTGCTCAGTTTAAGTTTATTGGTAGTGCCAATGATTACAATAGTTTTCTCTACCATTTACTACTACAATATGTATGAGTTTATTGTGCTGATTTTGGCTCAGCCGCTTAAACGCAAAACCATTTTAGCGAGCATATATTTCGGTCTTTGTATTGCTTTCGGTACAGCAGTAATTGTAGGTTTGGGACTGCCCTTGCTGATTATGAATGGATCAACGGCAGCACTTATGTTGTTGTTGGTTAACCTGTTATTGACTTTTATTTTTATCGCTCTTGCTTTAATGGCAGGTATTGTGACTCGCGACAAGGCAAAAGGAATGGGGCTTTCGTTATTGTTCTGGGTCTATTTCGCACTGATTTTTGATGGCCTGGTTTTAATGATGATGTATAATTTCAGCGATTATCCGATAGAAAAAATTGTATTGTACATCACGCTGCTCAATCCTGTTGACCTGGGGCGGATACTTGTGCTTATGCAAACACATGCGGCAGCCTTAATGGGATACAGCGGTGCTGTTTTCAATCAATTTTTTACACAGACCTGGGGCATTGTTTTGGCTTTTGTTGTATTGTTGCTTTGGGGTGTTTTGCCTGTTTTATTTGCTTTCAGATTGTTTCAAAAGAAAGATTTATAG
- a CDS encoding PorP/SprF family type IX secretion system membrane protein — MRNKKFVVLFFAVLTVLGLKAQDPHFSQYSMMPIYLNPAMTGVYSGNYRVNALYRSQWQSVLKDESTPMFRTFGASADFRFQVGKNDAVGAGLMFINDRAGAGDFGTNQGNISVSYIKSLNYQANNFLTAGFIGGVGQRSVNYQSLRFGNQFDGEGYNPLLNSGEVLGENFTFFDLGVGVFWYYIKDKRRNYYAGVSVNHLNRPNMSFYDGEDSRLYMKINFNAGVQLPLGNQLDLLPSVLFMNQGPAIETMLGTYFKIFFNSAEPGGNAFYVGPYYRMVGGEEKAIASEALVLATRVDYSSFTIGFSYDLNFSELTAASNSRGGFEVSLMHIGSWSKKNKTLFCPRF; from the coding sequence ATGAGGAATAAAAAATTTGTTGTTCTATTTTTTGCTGTTTTAACTGTGCTTGGATTAAAAGCTCAAGATCCGCATTTTTCGCAGTATTCGATGATGCCAATTTACCTGAACCCTGCAATGACAGGAGTTTATAGCGGTAATTACAGGGTGAATGCACTGTACAGAAGCCAATGGCAAAGTGTACTGAAAGATGAAAGTACACCAATGTTCCGCACATTTGGCGCATCGGCTGATTTTCGCTTTCAAGTAGGTAAAAATGATGCTGTAGGTGCAGGACTAATGTTTATTAATGACCGTGCAGGTGCAGGAGATTTTGGCACCAATCAGGGAAATATTTCGGTGTCATATATCAAGTCACTGAATTACCAGGCCAATAACTTTCTTACAGCTGGATTTATAGGTGGTGTAGGACAGCGAAGTGTAAATTACCAAAGTCTTAGATTTGGCAATCAGTTTGATGGTGAGGGATATAATCCCCTGCTCAACAGTGGTGAAGTTTTAGGTGAAAATTTCACATTCTTCGATCTGGGAGTTGGTGTATTTTGGTATTATATCAAAGACAAGCGAAGAAACTACTACGCAGGAGTTTCAGTAAATCATTTGAATCGTCCTAATATGTCTTTTTATGATGGAGAGGATTCCAGGCTTTATATGAAAATCAACTTCAATGCCGGAGTTCAATTGCCATTGGGTAATCAATTGGATTTATTGCCGAGTGTATTATTTATGAATCAAGGTCCGGCAATAGAAACCATGCTCGGTACCTATTTCAAAATATTCTTTAATAGTGCTGAGCCTGGTGGCAATGCATTTTATGTAGGCCCTTACTACAGAATGGTAGGTGGTGAAGAAAAAGCCATTGCCAGTGAAGCTTTGGTTTTAGCAACTAGAGTTGATTATTCAAGTTTTACAATAGGATTCAGTTACGATCTGAATTTCTCTGAACTTACCGCAGCATCAAATTCAAGAGGTGGGTTTGAAGTTTCTTTAATGCATATCGGCAGCTGGAGTAAAAAGAATAAAACTTTATTCTGCCCCAGATTTTAA